The sequence AGCATTCTTGCCAAAAATCCCGCCCAAAACAGTTAATGGGTAACCTGGGcaacagaaaaacaattcATCAATCATTTCATAAAGAAAGATATAAATGAATTACGTACCGATAAAGAGCCAGACCATCATCATGAGGACGACAGTGGTGAAGGGCAGTGCTTGAGTAGAATGGTACATCCAGGCCACTGTGTTTTGAATGCCCCAAAGGACGAAGAATGGGACAGCGAAAAGGCACGACGTTAGATGAACACATTGGACCCATCGGAATCCTTCGCCCATTTGTTTGAAAAACCGACAGGCCACGAAGCCACTGACGATGGACGTCAGGGCATAGAGGAAGCAGGAGGCTACATTGACGGCCCCGTGGCGATGCACGCTAAACTGACCGGCCAATGCCAGAACGATGATGATGGTTGCCATGCAGAGCAACTGTGAGCCTACGCCCAATATAGCGCAAAACAGCATTTTCCGCTGCGGAAAGCGGAAGACGTCAGAGTGGATGATTTTCCAGCCGTACTCGTCTACATCTCCTGTTTTATAAGGACAAAAGAAATGGCATTTTAGCTTCTACGTTGTTTACATAATGCAACACAAATACCTGCGGGATCTTCACTGTACCGTGCGAAATCTTTTTTCACGATGCGCATCAAGATGACGGCCACGAAGCTGATGAGTAAGAAAGCCAATACCATAGAATTCATGACGGAGAGCCAATGAATTTCCAAAGTGATTGGGAAGAATTTGCGAGCTTTAAAACGATCCAGCCTGTCCTCATACTTAACGCTGGTAGGGACCCATTTGGCGCTATACGTATGAGTTATTTCCAGATCGTCTTCAGGCGTCTCAGGCAACTCGACGCCTTCGCTGACAGAGACATTGGCACTAATGATTTGCCGGTCGTTGTATTCAAAGACAAAATCGTATTGCGTCCAGACCATGATTTTGTGAGTGTGAGGGAAAAGGCGTCCCTCTTCCAAATGTCCCACAAAATTTCTTAGTGGCAAATCATCTACcacaaattcaaaataataCTGATCCTCAATGGCTTCAGAAAGCttttctagttcttttttcttcaggttcAAGGTGCaaagtgttttcttttcaaggtccattttgaatttcaacttatacaatgattttgcCATACGGTCTCCATCCAGTACCTCTCCCAAAGACAAACTGCGGTGCTCAATCTATTGAAAACCATTGGCAGTTTTTGATCGTCAAAATAACAGTGCCTAATATGAAGTTACCTTTTCTGGAATACAGACAGGTAAACTGTAGTAGTGGTAGGTTTCATGGGGGTTGTTGTATGGGCCAACTTTGTTAACGTACAGCTTGACctatggaaacaaaaaaatttgaattaaagtTCCGCTTGATGTCACAGACCACACATACGAGAAGGTAACCAAGTTTCGCGGTTTCAATCGTTAATGGGAAATGCTTGTCGTAGATCTTGCATGTAAAATTGAATTACCTCATCGTTGTCGTCATATTTTTCGGCATCCACAGAATACCTTCCCAAttctaaaaaggaaaagagaaaaaagagaatgaataCTGTCCACGTAGTCATTGTATTTTGAAGGCAACGCCAGCAGACAGAAACTGAATCTGACGTATGGGCAACTGTCAAGCTTTGCCAGATGCTCCAGTTCTGGAAAATTGACAGATTCACTTTTGTTAAAATGCCGATTTAAATAACGACAGCTTAAAATTCTAAAAATATAAGACAATGGTGAGGTTCTCTACAACTGTAGTAAGAACATCgtcagaaaatgtttcacgTGTTGCTAGACGATGATAACAAACTTAATTGTATAGACGTAAGAACGAGGATGACATGCAGTAATGGACATCcataaaaaacgaaagtcAATGATCGAAACTAGCCGAGCGCATCGACAGATGAATACGCGTatactataaaaaaaatactttcattacttgtgatttttttattcccaTTCAATGAATGACGGCCACTATCATTACATTCTGACTCGTCATTCACACacaccgttttcttttcctcatcCACAGCCACGTCTGTTGCTAGGATAAAATGCAATTTCCCACTGTACAATAAGGCGGCTGCAGTGCCGGAAAACAATTGCGTGCGCGTGCCATACCCAAGGACAAAAAAACAGTCTTTCGTGTATCATTcgaacgacaaaaaaaattataaaagaaTTACTATGTCCCCTAGCGGTATAATCTCAGCATCACGCAGCCATCGTcaatgtgtttcttttatttgattcaTTCTTTAATCGACCCCTCGATGAATAGTAAAGCGTCAATGAACGAAATCATTCACGCGCATCTAATGTTGAaaatggatctttttttttatgttttaaacGTAGAGGGCTATAGAATACGAAGGGCAgtgttttcaaaatcaaaatttgaaagGATCTTGCGTCTACCGTTCGGCTATGTAACACACTCGATAAAAATAGAGTTTTACTTGGCATTTGACAATGACGGGACACGGACCTCCAACTGAGATTCTCGAGTTAGGGGGGTATGTACAATCACTGCCCGCTTGTGTTTGCCGTTCCAGCATCCACGCATCGTCTAAAGTTCTAACATAGTACGTTACGAGCccttacctttaaaaaaatatatccatCCATCACACGACcaacgaaaaatgaattttcacaTATCGTAAGTTCCCTGTAGCATTTGAGGGTTCAGCAACACAATAACCCCATTTCTTAACTATAATTGGATTTGATCGGTTCTTTTTTACCGTTTTAATACGGGACAATAGAAATACAACCTCGTGATTGCTGACTCGTGTCAAACGAGTTaacacgaatttttttttcaaaccccTTTCAATCTCATCGATCATTGATTTGATTCTCTTCCGAAAGATACAGACAAAGAGTTTgaacaaaagaatgaaaaaagaaattcaaccgtccgaagacaaaaaaatgttttacggcacgcgatttttttttaacgacatCCCCCTCCCATTGTGTGTACACACAACACGGTACTAGTGAATTAAAGTCatcaataacttttttttttcatttatataTCTTAAAATCTATTTCGTATCCCGTCCCCCTCTTGTTGCACTTACGATCCCTCGTCGGTTGTACACTTGGTTTTcctattgttgtttttgtctaAAGGCAGATGGCATTACGTAAAACCACACAGCGTTATATCATTGCCTCTATCTTTCGTTATACAACAAAAATCTTgtgattgttatttttatgAACACCAACAATAGAGATAGACCCTCACACTGTTTAGCTGTCGACACACGATCCCGATTTCCCGGTCAATCgcctctccctttttttctttcctacacGCCATTGACTATCAACCAATAAAAACTACTGATGCTCTTTATCTAGTTGCTACAATTGAGTTGGTATAGGAATCGATAGTTTGAGAGCCAAACCACTTGTCTCCTCCCGCGTAAAAATATGGTCACATATACAATTTGATGTTGAATTATTATATAAGAGATTTATCGttgcaaagggaaaaaacgaATGGGCTTGCTCTCATGGACGGCTGACCGCCACTTTTTGACACTTGACGGCCGGACACTTGTTTTCTCCCCTCTGACTCTCTCTGTATGATCAACTCCCTTAGATCTATCAAACTCAAAATGTCCAGCCTTGTTTTTGTATTCGGTTCAATGACGATTGTTATACTGTATACACCTTCTATAAAACGTACTGGATACTCTCATGTAACACACTAGCGTCGGATATTGCACTCTCAACCCtcgccctttctttttccccgtgTAGAACACAATAATGTACAGCCCCATTTCGAAAATTGTCATCTGTCGTCTATGATATGTTCGAGAGACAAGCGGCAGTTGTTTCCATTCCGGCTCTAAGTAAAAAGGCTGTATACAGCACtcagaattttacacacagaAATTgctcctttttatttcgtctATAGTGTACGATAATGAACCTTTCTAACGGAGTACAACCTTTTCACGCGGCCGACGTTCATTTCACAGGCAGCAAGAGAACCATCTATGGCGGTGATACAGCGAGGGTGTGAACGCGGAGGGATGAATGAAGAAAACTTTTAGTTTAGAAATCAACAGCAGCTTGATGGCGGTGCTCTATCGGTTGATAAAAGAGTAATCATGAccctttttgatttcattccGCCCTCACCCtcgtagattttttttttatgtgaagGAAAATTCGTATATTGATGGTTTATAAATGTGGGCCTATTGATCTATTCACGGAGGATGTATACGACgagcggtaaaaaaaaaacatttgcatatTCAATAGCAAAtttgtgggaaaaaaatttttaaaagaattttaaagttCGTAAATGAACCGGAACATCTTTCAGCGTTGAAAAGCGGCTGGTTTAGGCctaatcctttttttctattcgtaATTGATTACCGTGaacttatttcttttgtacAATTTGAATGCCCttaaatttttgaaactgCTACTCATTAGAACTTTCTGTTACATGTCCTCTCTATGAAAGATGCCATTCAACGCCTCGTGCTAATTCTCAAAAGGAGTCAAATCCCGCGTACGAATTCCGagtcattttgaaaaattacgaaGAAACCATAGGCACAAGTTTACTATCAAAATCGGATCATCAATCTATTGAAAAATGCCCATTAAAATCTTATTGCTACATCCATTGAATTCAACTGATTATAATCTACCATAATCCACTATGTGTACCCATCGATATTCAACTCCCCTATCTATGCGATTTTTAACGTGCAGTGAAGTCTCCGTGAACCCTCCGTTTCTCACTCTCCGTGTATATATAGACATTGCCTCTCTGTGCACACTTATGAGTAGTTGAGGGGGAGACGAGGTTATGCGCTTGTATACACATATTGAAACGAAGAGTGAatacgagagagagaggaacGTGAGGGGGAGGCGGGTAATCATCATTGGAGACAGGGGTGTGGATAGCGAGTGTGAGAACCGGCAGAATAGAAGCTTTCCCACGTGCCCGCTCCTCTTTATACAACGCAGTATAACATGGACAGGAGGTTGAATTTACGTGACCGCTAATCGTTCGTGTATATTACATACGAGCGTTCGTCAACCGGTGCAGCacttgttattttatttttcaatttttcggCCGCTGTGTTGTGTTCACCTTCAGTAAaattaaacttaattttttaatttaaaagttttgttattgaatttaattcatttatagAAATAGAACGATTTTCTAAATGGGCGTGTTTGAACAcgaatttttattcaataggGAAATGTTTAATTGTTGGCTGGGGTTCGATGTGTCGATTCGTGAAAGAATAATTACCAGCAGCTGTCCGCATGTAGGAAACGTTACAAAGCTTTGCACGAGAGCTTGCCATTAATCTCaaactcaattttttttaaattttccacacaaaaaataaaaagaaaactaactgGAATTTTTGATAAAATCCATATTCATTTCCTGTTTGATACAGGGGTTATAGGCAAGTGAGAGGGGAACTGAAGGGTACTTTGCGAGGTAGTATATTTACATACCATCCGTGCAAGTAAACAGGGTAAAATCAACCCTATACCGTTCGTTAATTATCATGATGGTTAATGGACATGGAAGTCtctttatattattattttataccACGACTTTTGAACTGTTTCCCTTTTATCGCTATAGTGCTTGTTTTGGCTGATGCCGTGAAAAATGCATGCAGTATACATTTGATGACCGGATATTGAGCTCCTTCTTTTATATCCTCCTCCCCCACCTATAATACCATCATCCATGCACCTCGACATTTTCtcccaaaaaaatgtaaaagaaaaataggaaataaaaaaaaatgaatgaagataaaaaggggggaatgATGAGTTCCATTTGCTCCGGCAACTGGTTGCGCTCATCTCCCCTCTTCTTTCCCACGCCGGTTTCCCGTCATACGTAGTGAGACTCTTCACGATGagaggattttctttttttgcacgataaaaaaaaagaaaaacaaacaaagaaaaaaaaaggacgaggAAGGGGCGTAGATATCAAAGAGAGGAGAATTTTATGGCTTATGTCAATTAACAAGGCAAACGACTTGTTTAGACTAGGAATCTGAATATTTATGTCTAGTACAGAAATTAATGACCAAAGTCGAGaataaaggtttttttttacaagttttGTAATGAACTAGAATTATTCGTATTGCATATCGAGAGATCATCACAAAACACTAAGAAAATTGGTCCATTCTCATACGTCATTGAACATTAATCCAAATGTCGTAAATTACGTCATGAAATTGCTCGGTAttataaaacatttgaaaaggaaGGCGACTTATGAGCTCATGTTACTTTCTCTGGGCACAAAcgtttagaaataaaaaagattcaaCTGAACAATCATATTGGTCTCGTTGAAGATGTTGCTGACTAGCAAAAAAACTGATTAGCATTTGTACATATTAATGGAATAGAACTAAATCCTTTCCAAAAAATGCGTAAGTATTAATAAGCCAATTCGGCACCCCAGGGCCTGTATGGTCTGACTTGGTTGCCGGAAGTGCTGTAGCTGGCATTCTGAGCGGCCAGCGAGGGGAAAGGATGATGATTGACATGAGGATAAGCAGCCGTAGCCGGATGATGGGGATGTCCAGGCTGAACGGGTTGCAGCGTCGTCATCGTTCCGCCGCTGTGATGGTGAGGCATCGTCGTGTGCGGATGGTGAAGACGGGCAGTATTCGCAGATGGATGACCAAAAGAATTGCTCATATCCATTCCGTAGTGGTGAGCCGACTGATCAAACACGCTACTAGGGCCGGGAGTTCCACTTTGCTGACCTCCCGAACTATTTGCCGGATGATTGTTGAAATTGTGATGCTGGACGGTATTGACGTTATGCCCGCCACCGTAGCCACTGGGAGTTGGTGGGAAAGGCCAAGCGTTGCTGGGGGCCGGAGTGTTGACGGCAGATGATGGAGTTGCGGCGGTAGAAACGGGCGAAGTCACGGCGCCAGATGCCGTACCAGCAGTCACTGGTTTGTTGCTGAGTTCACGTTGAGTGGCAAAGCACTGCAGGTGCGACATCAGCCGCAAGCGCATCGGATCCTGGACGTCCATCCCCTCTACAGAGACCAAGTAGCGCGCTACTTCCGCCGCGCATTCACGGAATCCAATGTTGTGGTAGTCCATAGCGAACTTGTGTGGATCATAAGCCAGCGCATCCAAACCTATTAAACGAAAgcgaatttttaaataacaatccatttcttttatatttgttACGAGAAGAAGACGTAACTAAACGATAAATTTACCTTTGGCATGGAGCATTTTAAGGTGATCGACGGTGAGCTGGAGAATCTCTGCTTTCTCCAATTTAGCCGATCCTTGTTTTTCGAAAGCTGATGGCACTAGACGTCTCAACTCGGACAAACTATGATTGATTCGATCTCTTCGTCGCTTCTCAATAATTCCGCGCCTCCTTTTGCGTGTCATGTTGCCTCCTGTACTGGATGTGCCGCAAGATTCGTTCAAGCCTTCACCAGGTGAAGAACAACtgaagaacgaaaacaaaattattttaataaaatgAATTCCAAATTGCCAGCGTATTCCGCACACGTCTTAATTTAAATCTTGTTGAATAATTGGACTTACTCTTTATTGGAGTGTTCGTCGTGGTAGAGATCCTCACAATCACTCTCGCTTAGGGCTCGCTTGTTTCTCCACATCTGCATGGAACTAGACTGCCGGATTCGATGGGCACTTGTGTCTCGGTGGATCTTCCGGTTGCCGGAAAGGATAGAGTCGCCGTCAGGTAGATGTCGATGGTGTAGAGGGTAAAAATAGGAAGAGTACTAGATGTAGCGGAGAGTGTACTTGCTCACTGGACTGCTGCTGGCGGACGACTGGCACACGGACGAACGTCGTCCGGTTTTAAATGGGACCGTGCCGGGTTCTAACACACACGCCACCCCTACGAGCAGCGCGTGTGTATCTCCCTCCCGTTCAACTGTGGGAAATGGAGGGTGAGTTCAGTGTTCCAGAGAATCCCCCTCCCCCATTcctcccctccttttttttgatCGCTCTCAGACACTTAGCGCGTGTGTTGGCGTACGGCCCCACGTACGGTCGGGCGCGCGACCCACCGACTAGACCGATGGATCATGGatataaaatagaaaagaaaaaaagcccaGAGGATGGGATCATAAGAGTGAGAGATGCCTTTTTAGCTGTGTGACACAGCTTCGTACGCTTTTCCCACGCAGACTCTTCTCCCTGTTTTACTTCTTAGCACCTATAGCTTCCGCTACGActatgaatttttcttttggctcgttttattttttattttgtcatgTTGGATGGGATGGGGTTTGTTTTGATGTTGACAAATCAATAGGGAATTTTGTTCATGGTAAGAGCGTAAGCACATCCtccctttctttattttcaattatctAGCACGTGCTCCGTAAGACACTGTCAACATAGCATCCATCATGTGTTTTAGAGTGCATGAATGAAAGATCGTAtcacttttttaaaaacgaaatttgtttttattttattgttttcaaaactgaccaagACAAAGAAAATGCAATACTTTTAACTTCAAAAGTCAATGACATTGTTAAAACGAGGGCAAAGGAAGTTTGATGATTATTTACCACCAACTGAACACTTGGTTAAAACATTCCTATTTAAGCTAGATAACACagtgaacaaacaaaattggaGCTATTACTTTGGTTTCAAAAAATGCTTTGGCTGCTATCCTCACGAGTTGTGCGGCTTCACCTCTTCGTCATTGACCGCAGAAGACAAGAAATGTGCTCGCTTTTGCGATAGTTCATCCACCCAGCGTTTAATCTCAGGATGCTTAAAACGGCCTTCAGTTGCGTCAAAGAATTCCTGGAGCGCTCGTGGTTTGTTGCGAGACTCTTCATATTCATACGCTTGGCAAATCATGTCGAAGCGGTCGAGGTCTTTGACTAAAATAGCCTCATTTGTCACTTGATTTTCATACTCCATGAAGAGACTGAAATCATTAATAATTATGGTTTAGAATGCTATCTATGTAGAACACAAGTTTTGTTTACGCCTTGAGATCGTCAGCAGCAAGTTCAGGAACCAATTTGATCAAAGTTTCCATGGCAGCTTCTTCTTGACGATGTTTGTCCTCTACTGACACACCACAATGAGGTGTTAAGTCTCCAACAATACTTTCAGCCATATCGTGTACAAGACACATTTTAAGGCACCtgataaagagaaaaatttaatcattaagaaacaagaacataGACGAAAATGGTTACACTACCTTTGAATGTCTACATCTTTGGTTTCCAGAAGGAAAGTGAGCATAGCCATTCGGTACCTAcatagcaaaataaaaaaaaattcatgctGTGAGAACCAATAGAACCTGTTCTGAGGAGCGACTTACATATGTGAGGCCACGGTCTCGCAATTAGGGATGTCTCGTATCACCCATCCTGTTCTTGGAAGATGCTAGGAGAgtatcaaaacgaaaaaggaacgTTGAAGCAGTTGATAGGGATCATTGCATGGGCAAGCCAGGGTTTCGAAAGAAGTGCGAGTATATTATTAGTTATTACCTTCAGCCTTCCCATAAATTGGCAAAACTCCAAAACTTTAGAATTAACTCCAGTCATGTTTTACTTTAATTGGGCAGGATAACAGTCGTAGAATTTGTGCTTTTGTGTGAATTTGTGAATTGTTTAGTCGGTTACCGGGCACCCCAGGGGAATCcggttttttattgttgagaTATACCGCCAGGGCGTATAAATGGCATTCTCCGCTCACAGCTACCAGTCACCGTAAACCTTACTTAGCATAATttcatatgaaaaaaaaacaaaccctctcccccacaaaaaaaaaataaaaaaaaaatgaaaaagaaaaaacagaatacatgcaaaaaaaattcaaggaaAAAGTTTACGTATTGCTTTTCAGGTTCGAAGAATTCGGAAGATGGTAGCAGTTGACATTTTTTGGGTGATCAGCTGATAACTCCCTATGGGTTTTCTGGTGTCGTCTGTTCTGTTTTGGAAATTTGGAGTTCGGAATTCGCTCGCTTGGCACGATGTTAAAACTAGTTTGCTCTGATTAGCGCTTTTCTTCTATAGAGTGACGACTTGCCACACTCAAAGTCAGTAATTCAATAAGTGGTGGCACGAGTTCCTATAGTTTACGGTATCGTGATTTCGAGAGCACATAACTCGTCACACTGGAAGGGTAAAAAGTATCACAAATTCTTTATCTGAAGATTACCAAATTGCAGACGGTAATTGACTCTATCGCATTATACAAGCAATTTTCTGTTAATTTCATGTCGATAAAAATTGATATTGTAAATTACCGATGAAGTGAATCTAATTACTTGGCAGACTGGGAAGTATTAACAACAgcagtgatttttttttataataaaaatgaaaaaatattttaatgtgtattattaaatgaattttctctttaatgGGCAGGATATTGTAATGGCTGGGCATGATCATGATGAGCGGGTTCTTAATGGTGAGGAATGGATAGTAGAAGCCCTTGCAGTGATACATGATGTCAAAGACCATGTATCTGAAATAACTATTGCAGATGGATCTGTTAATAGTGATCAAttaattcatttgaatttaaCAACTAAGGAGAAAAAACAGTACTGCATCGAACTGACAGCTCAGGGTTTTCGTGTAGTGGGCTTTGAGTACAATCAAACAAATGTTCCATCTGATGACTATTACGAAACCCCTTATGCTTTGCTTGACAAACTTAGTCCTATGTATCGTCAAGCATTTGGAGATTCTTTAGTGTCAAAACTTTTGCTTCTCCATTCTTCTCAAAGACATAGTTTCGACGTGGAACCACAGACAAATGATTCATAGCTGCCAAATTTTCGATCTATGAAACTGGTTAAATCAACAAAAGGAACCGAAACAAAACTATTTCTGTTAAACATGAACGATCTGTGCTAAATCAATTCGAAATACCGCCCCCACCCTGCATAGGACTTGAGCGCCGACGAACAAAATTGCTGTCCCTTATCGTTCCACTTCCGTTTTGTATCTGTGTCAATCTGTCACCCAAAAGATTTCCGGAATAGTCAAAATAGTAAATGACATCACGTTAAATAGAGCGTttatattaatatttaaattaatttgCCATAGCATCGACAATATATAAAACTGTATTGAATTCAACTgaatattttttcctttcctgcACCTGCGCGCATAAACTTGTATTGTACCTATTGCATATTTCATCGATCCTTTCGTCCCGGATTATTgacatttcaattcaaaaatacGGGTTTATAGCACGCATTGACAGGCCATTGCAGCATGAAATGGTTTAATGATATTTATGTAGGGTagatttctgaaaaaaaagacactatttaaaaatcacaaaaacAGTTGTCAACTTTTACCGACAGGTTCGCTGTTTCGCTTAAACGACGGTTGCTATGTTTTCGTTTTCGCGCTTTTGAAAATTACAAAAGCCACACAGTGCATCGGCTAGTGCATTTGAACCAATTCTTGTGTATTTTCAATATAGCATGAGCGATCGGTTCATGCTTTTAACATATTTACGACGCACCAATCTTTTATTTCCTATCAGAATAGCTATATTGCATGTCACTTTTTGATTTTCGGTAGCGTAACCATGGGGACCCAGAGCAATCCACATAGCAATTTACGATCAAAACCTAGCTTATCACAATACGTCAGTGTTCGCCAACGATTGGACGACTTGGGTTACAACAGTTACTTATCAAATGACTCTGTTCCATTAGTTGATAAACTAGTTAAAGATCTCCTGCATTATAAACGTTTGAGCGCAGGAAATCAAAATTCTCAAAGGGtgagaaaagtaaaaagtgTTTATTGCTCTCCTTTGTTTGTCAATTACATGATATTTGCCTTTTACAGCAAAGTGAACAAGCCCCGGCAGAAAGTTCGACCACAACAGAATGTAGCATTAAGAATTTTGGCCAACCTTATCGGCAGCATTCCCGGGATGAAAATATAACCAACAGAGAAGTA comes from Daphnia carinata strain CSIRO-1 chromosome 2, CSIRO_AGI_Dcar_HiC_V3, whole genome shotgun sequence and encodes:
- the LOC130687093 gene encoding transmembrane 9 superfamily member 1-like isoform X2 — encoded protein: MTTWTVFILFFLFSFLELGRYSVDAEKYDDNDEVKLYVNKVGPYNNPHETYHYYSLPVCIPEKIEHRSLSLGEVLDGDRMAKSLYKLKFKMDLEKKTLCTLNLKKKELEKLSEAIEDQYYFEFVVDDLPLRNFVGHLEEGRLFPHTHKIMVWTQYDFVFEYNDRQIISANVSVSEGVELPETPEDDLEITHTYSAKWVPTSVKYEDRLDRFKARKFFPITLEIHWLSVMNSMVLAFLLISFVAVILMRIVKKDFARYSEDPAGDVDEYGWKIIHSDVFRFPQRKMLFCAILGVGSQLLCMATIIIVLALAGQFSVHRHGAVNVASCFLYALTSIVSGFVACRFFKQMGEGFRWVQCVHLTSCLFAVPFFVLWGIQNTVAWMYHSTQALPFTTVVLMMMVWLFIGYPLTVLGGIFGKNAAGDFDAPCRAKNIPREIPYTPWYRSWIMHYLVGGFLPFSAISVELYYVFATLWSREPYTLYGILGLTFIIVLCVTATVSIALTYFQLAIEDHEWWWRSIFAAGSTSVFIFLYAAFYYFRRSNMSGFFQTVEFFSSIFITCYAFFLALGTVAFFASLKFVRYIYGSIKMD
- the LOC130687093 gene encoding transmembrane 9 superfamily member 1-like isoform X1 gives rise to the protein MTTWTVFILFFLFSFLELGRYSVDAEKYDDNDEVKLYVNKVGPYNNPHETYHYYSLPVCIPEKIEHRSLSLGEVLDGDRMAKSLYKLKFKMDLEKKTLCTLNLKKKELEKLSEAIEDQYYFEFVVDDLPLRNFVGHLEEGRLFPHTHKIMVWTQYDFVFEYNDRQIISANVSVSEGVELPETPEDDLEITHTYSAKWVPTSVKYEDRLDRFKARKFFPITLEIHWLSVMNSMVLAFLLISFVAVILMRIVKKDFARYSEDPAGIYVDEYGWKIIHSDVFRFPQRKMLFCAILGVGSQLLCMATIIIVLALAGQFSVHRHGAVNVASCFLYALTSIVSGFVACRFFKQMGEGFRWVQCVHLTSCLFAVPFFVLWGIQNTVAWMYHSTQALPFTTVVLMMMVWLFIGYPLTVLGGIFGKNAAGDFDAPCRAKNIPREIPYTPWYRSWIMHYLVGGFLPFSAISVELYYVFATLWSREPYTLYGILGLTFIIVLCVTATVSIALTYFQLAIEDHEWWWRSIFAAGSTSVFIFLYAAFYYFRRSNMSGFFQTVEFFSSIFITCYAFFLALGTVAFFASLKFVRYIYGSIKMD
- the LOC130687094 gene encoding hairy/enhancer-of-split related with YRPW motif protein-like; amino-acid sequence: MQMWRNKRALSESDCEDLYHDEHSNKDCSSPGEGLNESCGTSSTGGNMTRKRRRGIIEKRRRDRINHSLSELRRLVPSAFEKQGSAKLEKAEILQLTVDHLKMLHAKGLDALAYDPHKFAMDYHNIGFRECAAEVARYLVSVEGMDVQDPMRLRLMSHLQCFATQRELSNKPVTAGTASGAVTSPVSTAATPSSAVNTPAPSNAWPFPPTPSGYGGGHNVNTVQHHNFNNHPANSSGGQQSGTPGPSSVFDQSAHHYGMDMSNSFGHPSANTARLHHPHTTMPHHHSGGTMTTLQPVQPGHPHHPATAAYPHVNHHPFPSLAAQNASYSTSGNQVRPYRPWGAELAY
- the LOC130687011 gene encoding 5'-deoxynucleotidase HDDC2-like, yielding MTGVNSKVLEFCQFMGRLKHLPRTGWVIRDIPNCETVASHMYRMAMLTFLLETKDVDIQRCLKMCLVHDMAESIVGDLTPHCGVSVEDKHRQEEAAMETLIKLVPELAADDLKALFMEYENQVTNEAILVKDLDRFDMICQAYEYEESRNKPRALQEFFDATEGRFKHPEIKRWVDELSQKRAHFLSSAVNDEEVKPHNS